The following coding sequences are from one Paenibacillus sp. FSL R5-0912 window:
- a CDS encoding molybdenum cofactor biosynthesis protein, translated as MHVSIRLFAGLAEVIGSSTLTFHAHESPLTAGKLKELLSASYPDAAPQINVSLVAVDREYAPDDTEIAESSEVALIPPVSGGEPEADETADGLFSITDQPLKAELLLEKVQDVNHGASLLFVGTTREMTGDQQTTALHYEAYVPMALKKLQEIGLQIQERWQAHCAIAHRIGLVGLKEASVVIAVSAPHRDTCYEASRYAIEALKVSVPVWKKDIRDSGSQWLGKDLQAEESSSYKQYS; from the coding sequence ATGCATGTGTCCATTCGACTGTTTGCGGGTCTGGCCGAAGTCATCGGCTCCTCTACTCTGACATTCCATGCCCATGAGTCGCCTTTGACAGCCGGCAAACTGAAAGAACTGCTCTCCGCTTCATATCCCGATGCCGCTCCGCAGATCAATGTATCCCTGGTTGCCGTTGACCGGGAATATGCGCCGGATGATACAGAGATTGCCGAAAGCTCCGAGGTGGCATTGATCCCGCCCGTGTCCGGCGGAGAACCTGAAGCTGACGAGACAGCAGACGGCCTGTTCAGCATTACGGATCAGCCCTTGAAGGCTGAGCTGCTCCTGGAGAAGGTACAGGATGTTAACCACGGAGCCTCACTCCTCTTTGTAGGCACCACCAGGGAGATGACTGGAGATCAACAGACAACCGCCCTTCATTATGAAGCTTATGTACCCATGGCACTGAAGAAGCTGCAGGAAATAGGCCTCCAGATTCAGGAACGCTGGCAGGCTCACTGCGCAATTGCACACCGGATCGGGCTCGTAGGGCTCAAAGAAGCCAGTGTTGTCATTGCCGTATCCGCACCGCACCGTGATACCTGTTATGAGGCTAGCCGTTACGCCATTGAGGCGCTAAAAGTCTCAGTCCCCGTATGGAAAAAGGATATCCGGGATTCAGGCTCACAGTGGCTCGGGAAAGATCTCCAGGCTGAAGAATCCTCCAGCTATAAACAGTACTCCTAA
- a CDS encoding bifunctional metallophosphatase/5'-nucleotidase has protein sequence MKPEPQRLTILHTNDIHSHYEMMSPVAAEISAMKAAAGEGPVLLLDIGDHMDRAAVETEGTMGQANIDIMNLTGYDAVTIGNNEGLTFSQEMLSAIFTGIQCPVVCCNFLESATGEPPHWMQRHAILEKDGIKIGLTGATAAFTSFYSLLGWDVLDPEEALREQCLLLAPQVDILIILSHLGLPADQKLAENLEGVHAILGGHTHHMLEKPQMIDGTAVCGAGKFGRYLGRLVFEREQPGGAFRLAEGGCTAVNGALTEEIIAPAAAIHLQRGREVLQETVAISDRGLPLDLQGESPFGNLLAQAVRRFTGSSFSLVNSGQLLGPLPEGNITAGMLHALCPSPINPCIVQLTGKDIRIALEQSLMEEYRNKVIYGYGFRGNMLGSLAVDGLKILYDPRVMPYDNGIAIFVGGEKLEDGREYSVGTLDMFTFRTGYESIANGREPVYLLPHFLRDLLRMELQRPGSLDESEVARWVSLTT, from the coding sequence ATGAAGCCTGAGCCGCAAAGATTAACCATTCTTCATACCAATGACATACATAGCCATTATGAAATGATGAGTCCTGTAGCGGCAGAGATTTCTGCAATGAAGGCTGCTGCAGGCGAAGGTCCGGTGCTGCTGCTGGATATCGGGGACCATATGGACAGGGCTGCTGTAGAGACGGAAGGCACGATGGGGCAGGCTAACATCGATATTATGAATCTGACCGGATATGATGCTGTAACTATCGGCAACAACGAAGGCCTTACCTTCTCACAGGAGATGCTCTCGGCTATATTCACCGGCATCCAGTGTCCTGTGGTGTGCTGCAACTTCCTGGAGTCTGCAACCGGGGAGCCTCCGCACTGGATGCAGCGTCATGCCATCCTGGAGAAAGACGGGATTAAGATCGGGCTGACCGGTGCCACGGCAGCCTTCACTTCCTTCTACTCCCTGCTGGGCTGGGATGTGCTGGACCCTGAAGAAGCGCTGCGCGAGCAGTGTCTGCTGCTGGCCCCTCAAGTAGATATTCTGATCATTCTATCCCATCTGGGGCTGCCTGCGGATCAGAAGCTGGCAGAGAATCTGGAAGGGGTACATGCCATTCTTGGCGGGCACACCCACCATATGCTGGAGAAGCCGCAGATGATAGACGGCACGGCCGTATGCGGAGCCGGTAAGTTCGGCCGGTATCTCGGACGGCTGGTATTTGAGCGTGAACAGCCGGGCGGAGCCTTCCGGCTGGCTGAAGGGGGATGTACCGCAGTCAATGGCGCGCTGACTGAAGAGATCATCGCTCCGGCGGCAGCAATTCACCTGCAGCGTGGCCGTGAGGTGCTGCAGGAGACCGTTGCCATCAGCGACCGCGGGCTGCCGCTCGACCTGCAGGGCGAATCACCGTTTGGCAACCTGCTGGCACAGGCTGTCCGCCGCTTTACGGGCAGCTCCTTCTCGCTTGTCAATTCCGGGCAGCTGCTCGGCCCCCTGCCGGAGGGTAATATTACGGCAGGCATGCTGCATGCCCTATGCCCTTCCCCGATTAATCCGTGCATTGTGCAGCTTACCGGCAAGGATATCCGCATTGCGCTGGAACAGAGTCTAATGGAGGAATACCGCAATAAGGTAATCTACGGCTATGGATTCCGGGGGAATATGCTGGGCAGTCTGGCTGTCGACGGATTAAAAATCTTGTACGATCCAAGGGTCATGCCGTATGATAACGGTATTGCAATTTTTGTCGGCGGAGAAAAGCTGGAAGACGGACGGGAGTATAGTGTCGGTACGCTGGATATGTTCACATTCCGCACCGGGTATGAGAGTATAGCGAATGGCCGGGAGCCTGTCTATTTGCTGCCTCATTTCCTGCGCGATCTGCTGCGGATGGAGCTCCAGCGCCCGGGGAGTCTCGATGAGAGCGAAGTTGCCCGCTGGGTGAGTCTGACCACCTGA